A stretch of Bradyrhizobium diazoefficiens DNA encodes these proteins:
- a CDS encoding ABC transporter ATP-binding protein, translating into MAEAIAPLLSLRGLTRRFGGLTAVDGIDLDLAKGGLVSIIGPNGAGKTTLFNLVTGLDRPDAGEVRFEGRDITGFSPERLAAQGIARTFQLGRVFGNLSVMDNVLIGAHTRLRAVKPAVPLIGPLLELGLALLRPASVTAEEERLREEVKTILARFGERLLPRIDQPAYSLSYANRRRVEIARALALKPRLLLLDEPTAGMNPSETAEMQGLVAELKAEGLTILLIEHKLEMVMRLSDRVIVMDEGKKIAEGPGDQVRNEPKVIEAYLGHGLSGTAEQESAA; encoded by the coding sequence ATGGCGGAGGCAATCGCGCCGCTGTTGTCCCTGCGCGGGCTGACGCGCCGCTTCGGCGGTCTGACCGCCGTCGACGGCATCGATCTCGATCTCGCCAAAGGCGGGCTCGTCAGCATCATCGGCCCGAACGGAGCCGGCAAGACCACGCTGTTCAATCTCGTCACCGGACTCGACCGGCCGGATGCGGGCGAGGTTCGTTTCGAGGGGCGGGACATCACTGGTTTCTCGCCGGAACGGCTGGCGGCGCAAGGCATCGCGCGCACCTTCCAGCTCGGCCGCGTCTTCGGCAATCTCAGCGTCATGGACAACGTCCTGATCGGCGCCCATACGCGGCTGCGTGCGGTGAAGCCGGCCGTTCCGCTGATCGGCCCGCTGCTGGAGTTGGGGCTGGCGCTGCTGCGTCCCGCGAGCGTCACGGCCGAAGAAGAGCGGCTGCGCGAAGAGGTCAAAACCATTCTCGCCCGCTTCGGCGAGCGGCTGTTGCCGCGGATCGACCAGCCGGCCTACAGCCTGTCCTACGCCAACCGCCGCCGCGTCGAGATCGCGCGCGCGCTCGCACTCAAGCCGCGCCTGCTGCTGCTGGACGAGCCGACCGCCGGCATGAACCCAAGCGAGACCGCGGAGATGCAAGGCCTCGTCGCCGAGCTGAAGGCGGAAGGGCTCACCATTCTCCTGATCGAGCACAAGCTGGAGATGGTGATGCGGCTCTCCGACCGCGTCATCGTCATGGACGAAGGCAAGAAGATCGCGGAAGGGCCGGGCGATCAGGTGCGCAACGAACCCAAGGTGATCGAGGCCTATCTCGGCCACGGCCTGTCGGGGACGGCGGAGCAGGAGAGCGCGGCATGA